TGATTCTGGCTGGTGGAGTAGCAGAAAGAATGTTCCTCGGCGAGCATAGTATCGGGGTAAGCGGGGATGTCCAGCAGGCTAAACAAATCATTGAACAAATGGTTGATACTGGTCTGTTGCAGGAAGGCTTTACACTAACCTTCAGCAAAGGACTAAGAGAAACGAAAATGCAGGAACTCTTTGATGATGCTCTTGAAAAATCCGAAATGATTATCAGGGCACATCAAAACCAGTTTGGACATCTAGTAGATGCATTATTAAAGAAAGAAACACTAGAAGGTTCCGAAGTAGATGAAATCGTCCAGGATAAAACCCGTTTCCGTGAAGATCAATATGCAATGATTTAACCCAAAAAGGATTTCCGAGAGTCGGAAATCCTTTTTTTCTGGACAATTGTTAGCGCAAGGTTGTTCTGTTTACAAAAGCGGACTTTTTTTATTTTAATTTATGTTTCTCCCTTAACTCAGCAGGTGCCATTTTAATAATCTGCTGGAATATAATTAATAGTACTCCAACATCATCCACAATCCCAATAAGTGTCAGGAAGTCCGGAATAATGTCAAAAGGAAGCAAAAAATAACCTATAATCAAGCCAGCCGAGATGATCTTTTGCTTCAGCGGAACTAAACCTGTTGTAAAAAATTCTATTAGAAATGGAACAAATCTCTTCACTTTAA
The nucleotide sequence above comes from Mesobacillus jeotgali. Encoded proteins:
- a CDS encoding YkvA family protein, which produces MKKFFKRIRLIFKVKRFVPFLIEFFTTGLVPLKQKIISAGLIIGYFLLPFDIIPDFLTLIGIVDDVGVLLIIFQQIIKMAPAELREKHKLK